In Anthonomus grandis grandis chromosome 5, icAntGran1.3, whole genome shotgun sequence, the following are encoded in one genomic region:
- the LOC126736073 gene encoding double-stranded RNA-specific editase Adar isoform X1: MVNTQVTEITTMETSLPKENGNKAHRERTGQRGIKRSMNGNLPCSISIKPGQIQQISQGRNPISVLNEVFTSLNFEVESVTGPPHSPAFLLSLSINSFDQKFYGSGPSKKAARNAAALNALNDIFKLKTLSDNGSQVLDDALLLSKHNNNNNILDADECTNEVTKVTIEGEDEKPVPPKREKTEINLTDKNPVSILNELRVGLKYEVVSSSGPPHSPIFTVCVVVDGQEYYGTGASKKAARTRSAEEALKAFIQFPDNVTIVSTSMRSREGNKIDFTSDKVENVPRAPRDKNPVMLLNELYPAAVYSYTFNEADSVNRFKACININGETYSGTGSSKKHAKASAAKIALVKLINYTPTASGSYIGQSDIYSHTSPENMLKADEIGRMVNDKFAEIITGDMQHSRRKVLAGIVMTRGPTMAGAEVICVTTGTKCVSGGHISLNGSSLNDMHAEIIARRCLVNFFYDQLNLLTNEETCEASIFIQKDDKKGYRLKDDIEFHLYINTAPCGDARIFSPHEDSSVDRHPNRISRGLLRTKIESGEGTIPIKGGSGIQTWDGIIQGERLLTMSCSDKICKWNVLGLQGALLSHFIEPIYLKSLVLGSLMKEPHLYRAICGRVENTLQGLPPPFLLNRPQMLKATSVETRQAQKAPNFAVIWMCGMEKPEIVSTEKGKPEQSEVSIVCKQKLAQRFINLFEKLPLVTNEKVSLMSYYDAKESIHTYVAARTALYEAFRKAQLGNWVTKPLEQDLFGFSESCQ, encoded by the exons ATGGTAAACACACAAGTCACAGAAATCACCACTATGGAAACATCACTTCCCAAAGAAAATGGAAATAAGGCCCACAGGGAAAGAACTGGACAAAGGGGAATAAAACGATCCATGAACg GGAACCTTCCATGTAGCATAAGCATCAAACCGGGGCAAATTCAGCAGATCTCTCAAGGTAGAAACCCAATTTCAGTACTGAATGAAGTATTCACCTCCttaaattttgaagttgaaAGTGTGACTGGCCCACCTCATAGCCCAGCATTCCTTTTGTCTCTCTCTATAAACAGTTTCGACCAAAAATTTTATGGATCAGGGCCTTCAAAAAAGGCTGCAAGAAATGCTGCAGCATTAAATGCTCTGaacgatatttttaaattaaagaccTTATCAGATAATGGTTCTCAGGTCCTGGATGATGCATTGTTACTAAGTAaacataataacaataataatattttggatGCTGATGAGTGTACCAATGAAGTCACAAAAGTCACTATTGAAGGTGAAG ATGAGAAGCCAGTCCCACCTAAACGAGAAAAGACAGAAATCAATTTAACTGACAAAAATCCAGTTTCCATTTTAAACGAGTTGCGTGTAGGCTTGAAATATGAAGTGGTAAGCTCGTCTGGCCCACCACACAGTCCTATTTTTACGGTATGTGTTGTGGTGGATGGCCAAGAATACTACGGTACTGGCGCCTCTAAAAAGGCTGCCAGAACTAGATCAGCAGAAGAGGCTTTAAAGGCATTTATACAATTTCCTGATAATG TTACAATAGTTTCCACTTCCATGAGAAGCAGAGAAGGGAACAAAATAGATTTTACCAGTGACAAAGTAGAGAATGTGCCACGAGCGCCTAGAGACAAAAACCCAGTTATGTTGTTAAATGAACTTTACCCTGCCGCAGTCTACAGTTACACGTTTAATGAGGCAGATTCTGTAAATAGATTTAAAgcttgtattaatattaatggtgAAACATATTCTGGAACCG GCTCAAGCAAAAAACACGCTAAAGCATCCGCTGCCAAAATCGcattagtaaaattaattaattatactcCAACCGCGAGCGGATCTTACATCGGACAATCGGATATTTACTCACATACATCTCCCGAAAATATGTTAAAAGCAGATGAAATTGGAAG AATGGTAAATGATAAATTCGCGGAAATTATTACTGGAGATATGCAGCATTCACGCAGAAAAGTGCTGGCAGGCATAGTAATGACCCGAGGTCCCACAATGGCGGGCGCAGAAGTAATTTGCGTCACCACCGGAACGAAATGCGTTTCTGGCGGCCACATATCTCTTAACGGATCTTCCCTAAATGATATGCACGCAGAGATTATTGCTAGGCGTTGTTTGGTGAATTTCTTCTATGATCAGCTAAATCTTCTTACAAATGAAGAGACCTGTGAAGCTTCAATATTTATCCAAAAAGACGATAAAAAAGGATACAGATTAAAAGATGATATTGAGTTTCACCTGTATATCAACACAGCTCCGTGCGGTGACGCGAGAATCTTCAGTCCGCATGAAGACTCTTCGGTAGATCGGCACCCGAACAGAATATCTCGAGGATTGTTGCGTACCAAAATCGAATCCGGAGAAGGAACTATCCCGATCAAGGGCGGTTCCGGTATTCAGACTTGGGATGGAATCATTCAG GGTGAACGACTTCTTACGATGTCTTGTTCCGATAAAATATGCAAATGGAACGTTCTTGGTCTCCAAGGAGCTCTATTGTCACACTTTATTGAGCCGATTTATCTTAAGAGTCTCGTCTTGGGTAGTCTGATGAAAGAACCTCATTTATACAG AGCTATATGCGGGCGAGTTGAAAACACCTTACAGGGGCTTCCGCCCCCATTTCTCCTGAACCGGCCGCAAATGCTAAAGGCGACGTCCGTCGAAACAAGACAGGCTCAAAAGGCTCCCAATTTTGCAGTCATCTGGATGTGCGGCATGGAGAAGCCCGAAATTGTTTCGACTGAAAAGGGAAAACCAGAACAATCGGAGGTTTCGATTGTTTGCAAACAGAAATTGGCACAGCGGTTCATTAATTTGTTCGAAAAATTGCCTCTGGTTACGAATGAGAAGGTGTCGTTGATGTCGTATTACGATGCAAAGGAGTCAATACACACTTATGTG GCAGCTAGAACAGCCCTCTATGAAGCGTTTAGAAAGGCACAGCTTGGCAACTGGGTTACCAAACCTCTAGAGCAAGATTTGTTTGGATTTTCGGAATCATGTCAGTAA
- the LOC126736076 gene encoding frataxin homolog, mitochondrial — translation MYSRHFRTLCKNIPLWPGKSKTLRNAATSINPNQDFHSFPVLFRPIDKEQETHQITVGKNYSTTLALEDELVDSATFEKVCEETLNSLADYFEELVETESQFENADVMYGAGVLTVDLGKHGTYVINRQSPNRQIWLSSPTSGPKRFDFSTKENCWIYKHDGQHLHEILKKELENILGKGVTILNCSYSSLGKNS, via the exons ATGTATTCAAGGCATTTCAGGacgttatgtaaaaatatacctTTATGGCCCGGAAAGTCGAAAACCCTTAGAAACGCAGCCACTTCTATCAATCCCAATCAAGATTTTCACAGCTTCCCAGTTCTTTTTAGACCCATTGACAAGGAACAGGAGACTCATCAAATAACTGTGGGTAAAAATTATTCAACTACATTAGCACTGGAGGATGAGCTAGTGGATTCAGCTACTTTCGAAAAAGTTTGTGAAGAAACCCTGAATTCATTAGCTGATTATTTTGAAGAATTAGTAGAGACTGAATCTCAGTTTGAAAATGCAGATGTTATGTATGGG GCAGGTGTTCTCACAGTAGATTTAGGAAAACATGGAACATATGTTATAAATAGACAATCGCCAAATAGACAAATTTGGTTGAGCTCACCCACTTCTGGTCCTAAAAGATTTGATTTTAGTACAAAAGAAAATTGCTGGATTTATAAACATGATGGTCAGCATTTGcacgaaatattaaaaaaggaattagAAAACATATTAGGCAAAGgtgttacaatattaaattgttcCTATAGTAGTTTAGGAAAAAacagttaa
- the LOC126736073 gene encoding double-stranded RNA-specific editase Adar isoform X2, producing the protein MVNTQVTEITTMETSLPKENGNKAHRERTGQRGIKRSMNGNLPCSISIKPGQIQQISQVESVTGPPHSPAFLLSLSINSFDQKFYGSGPSKKAARNAAALNALNDIFKLKTLSDNGSQVLDDALLLSKHNNNNNILDADECTNEVTKVTIEGEDEKPVPPKREKTEINLTDKNPVSILNELRVGLKYEVVSSSGPPHSPIFTVCVVVDGQEYYGTGASKKAARTRSAEEALKAFIQFPDNVTIVSTSMRSREGNKIDFTSDKVENVPRAPRDKNPVMLLNELYPAAVYSYTFNEADSVNRFKACININGETYSGTGSSKKHAKASAAKIALVKLINYTPTASGSYIGQSDIYSHTSPENMLKADEIGRMVNDKFAEIITGDMQHSRRKVLAGIVMTRGPTMAGAEVICVTTGTKCVSGGHISLNGSSLNDMHAEIIARRCLVNFFYDQLNLLTNEETCEASIFIQKDDKKGYRLKDDIEFHLYINTAPCGDARIFSPHEDSSVDRHPNRISRGLLRTKIESGEGTIPIKGGSGIQTWDGIIQGERLLTMSCSDKICKWNVLGLQGALLSHFIEPIYLKSLVLGSLMKEPHLYRAICGRVENTLQGLPPPFLLNRPQMLKATSVETRQAQKAPNFAVIWMCGMEKPEIVSTEKGKPEQSEVSIVCKQKLAQRFINLFEKLPLVTNEKVSLMSYYDAKESIHTYVAARTALYEAFRKAQLGNWVTKPLEQDLFGFSESCQ; encoded by the exons ATGGTAAACACACAAGTCACAGAAATCACCACTATGGAAACATCACTTCCCAAAGAAAATGGAAATAAGGCCCACAGGGAAAGAACTGGACAAAGGGGAATAAAACGATCCATGAACg GGAACCTTCCATGTAGCATAAGCATCAAACCGGGGCAAATTCAGCAGATCTCTCAAG ttgaaAGTGTGACTGGCCCACCTCATAGCCCAGCATTCCTTTTGTCTCTCTCTATAAACAGTTTCGACCAAAAATTTTATGGATCAGGGCCTTCAAAAAAGGCTGCAAGAAATGCTGCAGCATTAAATGCTCTGaacgatatttttaaattaaagaccTTATCAGATAATGGTTCTCAGGTCCTGGATGATGCATTGTTACTAAGTAaacataataacaataataatattttggatGCTGATGAGTGTACCAATGAAGTCACAAAAGTCACTATTGAAGGTGAAG ATGAGAAGCCAGTCCCACCTAAACGAGAAAAGACAGAAATCAATTTAACTGACAAAAATCCAGTTTCCATTTTAAACGAGTTGCGTGTAGGCTTGAAATATGAAGTGGTAAGCTCGTCTGGCCCACCACACAGTCCTATTTTTACGGTATGTGTTGTGGTGGATGGCCAAGAATACTACGGTACTGGCGCCTCTAAAAAGGCTGCCAGAACTAGATCAGCAGAAGAGGCTTTAAAGGCATTTATACAATTTCCTGATAATG TTACAATAGTTTCCACTTCCATGAGAAGCAGAGAAGGGAACAAAATAGATTTTACCAGTGACAAAGTAGAGAATGTGCCACGAGCGCCTAGAGACAAAAACCCAGTTATGTTGTTAAATGAACTTTACCCTGCCGCAGTCTACAGTTACACGTTTAATGAGGCAGATTCTGTAAATAGATTTAAAgcttgtattaatattaatggtgAAACATATTCTGGAACCG GCTCAAGCAAAAAACACGCTAAAGCATCCGCTGCCAAAATCGcattagtaaaattaattaattatactcCAACCGCGAGCGGATCTTACATCGGACAATCGGATATTTACTCACATACATCTCCCGAAAATATGTTAAAAGCAGATGAAATTGGAAG AATGGTAAATGATAAATTCGCGGAAATTATTACTGGAGATATGCAGCATTCACGCAGAAAAGTGCTGGCAGGCATAGTAATGACCCGAGGTCCCACAATGGCGGGCGCAGAAGTAATTTGCGTCACCACCGGAACGAAATGCGTTTCTGGCGGCCACATATCTCTTAACGGATCTTCCCTAAATGATATGCACGCAGAGATTATTGCTAGGCGTTGTTTGGTGAATTTCTTCTATGATCAGCTAAATCTTCTTACAAATGAAGAGACCTGTGAAGCTTCAATATTTATCCAAAAAGACGATAAAAAAGGATACAGATTAAAAGATGATATTGAGTTTCACCTGTATATCAACACAGCTCCGTGCGGTGACGCGAGAATCTTCAGTCCGCATGAAGACTCTTCGGTAGATCGGCACCCGAACAGAATATCTCGAGGATTGTTGCGTACCAAAATCGAATCCGGAGAAGGAACTATCCCGATCAAGGGCGGTTCCGGTATTCAGACTTGGGATGGAATCATTCAG GGTGAACGACTTCTTACGATGTCTTGTTCCGATAAAATATGCAAATGGAACGTTCTTGGTCTCCAAGGAGCTCTATTGTCACACTTTATTGAGCCGATTTATCTTAAGAGTCTCGTCTTGGGTAGTCTGATGAAAGAACCTCATTTATACAG AGCTATATGCGGGCGAGTTGAAAACACCTTACAGGGGCTTCCGCCCCCATTTCTCCTGAACCGGCCGCAAATGCTAAAGGCGACGTCCGTCGAAACAAGACAGGCTCAAAAGGCTCCCAATTTTGCAGTCATCTGGATGTGCGGCATGGAGAAGCCCGAAATTGTTTCGACTGAAAAGGGAAAACCAGAACAATCGGAGGTTTCGATTGTTTGCAAACAGAAATTGGCACAGCGGTTCATTAATTTGTTCGAAAAATTGCCTCTGGTTACGAATGAGAAGGTGTCGTTGATGTCGTATTACGATGCAAAGGAGTCAATACACACTTATGTG GCAGCTAGAACAGCCCTCTATGAAGCGTTTAGAAAGGCACAGCTTGGCAACTGGGTTACCAAACCTCTAGAGCAAGATTTGTTTGGATTTTCGGAATCATGTCAGTAA
- the LOC126736073 gene encoding double-stranded RNA-specific editase Adar isoform X3: MVNTQVTEITTMETSLPKENGNKAHRERTGQRGIKRSMNDEKPVPPKREKTEINLTDKNPVSILNELRVGLKYEVVSSSGPPHSPIFTVCVVVDGQEYYGTGASKKAARTRSAEEALKAFIQFPDNVTIVSTSMRSREGNKIDFTSDKVENVPRAPRDKNPVMLLNELYPAAVYSYTFNEADSVNRFKACININGETYSGTGSSKKHAKASAAKIALVKLINYTPTASGSYIGQSDIYSHTSPENMLKADEIGRMVNDKFAEIITGDMQHSRRKVLAGIVMTRGPTMAGAEVICVTTGTKCVSGGHISLNGSSLNDMHAEIIARRCLVNFFYDQLNLLTNEETCEASIFIQKDDKKGYRLKDDIEFHLYINTAPCGDARIFSPHEDSSVDRHPNRISRGLLRTKIESGEGTIPIKGGSGIQTWDGIIQGERLLTMSCSDKICKWNVLGLQGALLSHFIEPIYLKSLVLGSLMKEPHLYRAICGRVENTLQGLPPPFLLNRPQMLKATSVETRQAQKAPNFAVIWMCGMEKPEIVSTEKGKPEQSEVSIVCKQKLAQRFINLFEKLPLVTNEKVSLMSYYDAKESIHTYVAARTALYEAFRKAQLGNWVTKPLEQDLFGFSESCQ; the protein is encoded by the exons ATGGTAAACACACAAGTCACAGAAATCACCACTATGGAAACATCACTTCCCAAAGAAAATGGAAATAAGGCCCACAGGGAAAGAACTGGACAAAGGGGAATAAAACGATCCATGAACg ATGAGAAGCCAGTCCCACCTAAACGAGAAAAGACAGAAATCAATTTAACTGACAAAAATCCAGTTTCCATTTTAAACGAGTTGCGTGTAGGCTTGAAATATGAAGTGGTAAGCTCGTCTGGCCCACCACACAGTCCTATTTTTACGGTATGTGTTGTGGTGGATGGCCAAGAATACTACGGTACTGGCGCCTCTAAAAAGGCTGCCAGAACTAGATCAGCAGAAGAGGCTTTAAAGGCATTTATACAATTTCCTGATAATG TTACAATAGTTTCCACTTCCATGAGAAGCAGAGAAGGGAACAAAATAGATTTTACCAGTGACAAAGTAGAGAATGTGCCACGAGCGCCTAGAGACAAAAACCCAGTTATGTTGTTAAATGAACTTTACCCTGCCGCAGTCTACAGTTACACGTTTAATGAGGCAGATTCTGTAAATAGATTTAAAgcttgtattaatattaatggtgAAACATATTCTGGAACCG GCTCAAGCAAAAAACACGCTAAAGCATCCGCTGCCAAAATCGcattagtaaaattaattaattatactcCAACCGCGAGCGGATCTTACATCGGACAATCGGATATTTACTCACATACATCTCCCGAAAATATGTTAAAAGCAGATGAAATTGGAAG AATGGTAAATGATAAATTCGCGGAAATTATTACTGGAGATATGCAGCATTCACGCAGAAAAGTGCTGGCAGGCATAGTAATGACCCGAGGTCCCACAATGGCGGGCGCAGAAGTAATTTGCGTCACCACCGGAACGAAATGCGTTTCTGGCGGCCACATATCTCTTAACGGATCTTCCCTAAATGATATGCACGCAGAGATTATTGCTAGGCGTTGTTTGGTGAATTTCTTCTATGATCAGCTAAATCTTCTTACAAATGAAGAGACCTGTGAAGCTTCAATATTTATCCAAAAAGACGATAAAAAAGGATACAGATTAAAAGATGATATTGAGTTTCACCTGTATATCAACACAGCTCCGTGCGGTGACGCGAGAATCTTCAGTCCGCATGAAGACTCTTCGGTAGATCGGCACCCGAACAGAATATCTCGAGGATTGTTGCGTACCAAAATCGAATCCGGAGAAGGAACTATCCCGATCAAGGGCGGTTCCGGTATTCAGACTTGGGATGGAATCATTCAG GGTGAACGACTTCTTACGATGTCTTGTTCCGATAAAATATGCAAATGGAACGTTCTTGGTCTCCAAGGAGCTCTATTGTCACACTTTATTGAGCCGATTTATCTTAAGAGTCTCGTCTTGGGTAGTCTGATGAAAGAACCTCATTTATACAG AGCTATATGCGGGCGAGTTGAAAACACCTTACAGGGGCTTCCGCCCCCATTTCTCCTGAACCGGCCGCAAATGCTAAAGGCGACGTCCGTCGAAACAAGACAGGCTCAAAAGGCTCCCAATTTTGCAGTCATCTGGATGTGCGGCATGGAGAAGCCCGAAATTGTTTCGACTGAAAAGGGAAAACCAGAACAATCGGAGGTTTCGATTGTTTGCAAACAGAAATTGGCACAGCGGTTCATTAATTTGTTCGAAAAATTGCCTCTGGTTACGAATGAGAAGGTGTCGTTGATGTCGTATTACGATGCAAAGGAGTCAATACACACTTATGTG GCAGCTAGAACAGCCCTCTATGAAGCGTTTAGAAAGGCACAGCTTGGCAACTGGGTTACCAAACCTCTAGAGCAAGATTTGTTTGGATTTTCGGAATCATGTCAGTAA